In the Elstera cyanobacteriorum genome, one interval contains:
- a CDS encoding DUF2442 domain-containing protein: MELTDSDIEVAEARSKAQHARWPRAVKVRFNRHTRRVVISLSNGVEVSFSPKQAQGFETATDADLGEAEISPSGLAVFFPRLNADIYIPGLLQGSLGSELWGAAARRSA; this comes from the coding sequence ATGGAGCTTACTGACAGCGATATCGAGGTGGCGGAAGCCCGCAGCAAAGCCCAACACGCGCGCTGGCCGCGCGCGGTGAAGGTCAGGTTCAACCGTCACACCCGCCGGGTGGTTATTTCGCTGTCCAACGGGGTGGAAGTCAGTTTTTCACCCAAGCAGGCCCAAGGGTTTGAGACAGCCACCGATGCGGACCTTGGCGAAGCCGAAATATCGCCGTCCGGGCTGGCCGTATTTTTCCCCCGTCTTAATGCTGATATTTATATTCCCGGCCTGTTGCAAGGCTCCCTGGGGTCGGAGCTTTGGGGCGCCGCCGCACGCCGCAGCGCCTAA
- a CDS encoding DUF4160 domain-containing protein — translation MPCIDRGLEPFRIHIYTNDHRPSHVHVIGPGMEAVFNLNCPSGPIELRESLGFKAKVLTGVREYIVRSLGKFCAAWSDIHGAY, via the coding sequence GTGCCCTGTATTGACCGAGGTTTAGAGCCGTTTCGCATCCATATTTATACCAATGACCATCGCCCTTCGCATGTGCATGTCATTGGTCCTGGCATGGAGGCGGTTTTTAATCTGAACTGTCCGTCTGGCCCCATCGAACTGCGGGAAAGCCTGGGATTTAAAGCTAAAGTGCTGACGGGCGTTCGCGAGTATATCGTGCGGAGCCTCGGAAAATTCTGCGCCGCCTGGAGTGACATTCATGGAGCTTACTGA
- a CDS encoding molybdenum cofactor biosynthesis protein MoaE — translation MRVTRVQAAAFDPGAELAAFTASAPDAGAVVSFTGLVRGQDHAGQPLTAMTLDHYPGMTDAQVAAIAEEAAKRWPLQGLLVIHRFGRLLAGEPIVFVATASAHRRAAFEAADFLMDWLKTKAPFWKLEEGPGGETWVDAKAEDDAAAARWE, via the coding sequence ATGCGCGTTACCCGCGTGCAGGCAGCGGCCTTTGATCCGGGGGCAGAGCTTGCGGCTTTCACCGCGTCCGCCCCCGACGCAGGGGCGGTGGTGAGCTTCACCGGCCTCGTGCGCGGCCAGGATCACGCTGGCCAGCCGCTTACGGCCATGACGCTCGACCATTACCCTGGCATGACCGACGCCCAAGTGGCCGCGATTGCCGAGGAAGCCGCGAAGCGCTGGCCGCTTCAAGGGCTGCTGGTCATCCATCGCTTTGGGCGGCTCTTGGCGGGGGAACCGATTGTTTTCGTTGCTACCGCATCCGCCCATCGCCGCGCCGCCTTCGAGGCCGCCGATTTCCTGATGGATTGGCTGAAGACCAAAGCACCCTTCTGGAAGCTGGAAGAAGGCCCCGGCGGCGAAACCTGGGTGGACGCCAAGGCCGAGGATGATGCGGCGGCGGCGCGGTGGGAGTGA
- a CDS encoding glycosyltransferase family 2 protein: MAATDRATVSAVLVSYRTGPALFQCLDALRAEPALAEILLVDNGNDDATLDRLRAWDDPRLRLITGHGNIGFAAGCHRGVAASGAPFLLMLNPDCLLAPGAVPALVTALATETKPWIGTVRLLEADGREQRGCRRAAGTPLNFFIEGLGLGRFFPRLRLNWHGNPLPEGLTAVPALSGAFMLMPRATWDATGGLDTGYFLHLEDLDLCARLRALGGRCWFLPAPACTHIKSTSAAAAWVVENHKLAGFWRYFRLWYPRPWLWRATVWLALAAGISARLVMKRR, encoded by the coding sequence ATGGCCGCAACTGACCGGGCGACGGTCAGCGCGGTGCTGGTGTCCTATCGCACCGGCCCCGCGCTGTTTCAATGCCTCGACGCCCTCCGCGCCGAACCGGCCCTGGCCGAAATTCTGCTGGTCGATAATGGCAATGATGACGCCACACTCGACCGGCTGCGCGCCTGGGACGATCCGCGTCTGCGCCTGATCACGGGGCACGGCAATATCGGCTTCGCCGCCGGGTGCCATCGCGGTGTCGCGGCGAGTGGGGCGCCGTTCTTGCTGATGCTGAACCCCGATTGCCTGCTGGCCCCCGGCGCGGTTCCCGCGCTAGTGACTGCTTTGGCGACCGAAACAAAACCGTGGATCGGCACCGTCCGCCTGCTGGAAGCCGATGGGCGAGAACAGCGCGGCTGCCGCCGGGCGGCGGGCACGCCGTTGAATTTCTTCATCGAAGGGCTGGGCCTTGGACGGTTTTTCCCGCGCCTGCGCCTAAACTGGCATGGGAACCCGCTGCCTGAGGGGCTAACCGCCGTCCCGGCCCTCTCCGGCGCCTTCATGCTGATGCCGCGCGCCACCTGGGATGCGACGGGCGGCCTCGATACCGGCTACTTCCTGCATCTGGAAGACCTCGATCTCTGCGCCCGCCTGCGCGCCCTTGGCGGTCGCTGCTGGTTCCTGCCCGCCCCCGCCTGCACCCACATCAAATCCACTAGCGCCGCCGCCGCCTGGGTGGTGGAGAACCATAAGCTGGCGGGGTTCTGGCGCTACTTCCGCCTGTGGTATCCGCGCCCCTGGCTGTGGCGGGCTACCGTCTGGCTGGCGCTGGCGGCGGGGATTTCGGCGCGGCTGGTGATGAAGCGGCGTTAG